A genomic segment from Polyangium mundeleinium encodes:
- a CDS encoding RCC1 domain-containing protein: MASAGCGRAPEHPAAPAPSLPPPPALVGVPPLGCAAPLADRSAKATALVASDLHTCALLDGGRVACWGRDEKRGRMNLCEGKHAALAVELPFERGDQVATSMEGTCTLSRGTVRCTEGIFTALCDQACGSGEVRALAGASRIAVGDNHICAIVRGEVVCVAPVFSHGVPPVLGNLGGREAKRAPAGAGGEYARSQVPIRGATLVTAGVGFSCATDAAGAVWCWGANNFGVLGVARGKEQDDGVLHRVAAFDGVVHLESNRVTTCAITRAGDTYCWGADFDDGPVKMPFERARDVAIGDGFVCAVDGANRVTCAGKFRDVLGGEPLSFAGKPIEIASGSGRLCARLESGAIACAGISGYLGDGGGLPTPVNDGSGAMAVTLVHEPRYVLGPHAE, from the coding sequence ATGGCGTCCGCCGGATGCGGGCGCGCGCCCGAACATCCGGCGGCTCCTGCGCCCTCGCTGCCGCCGCCTCCGGCGCTCGTCGGCGTGCCGCCGCTTGGCTGCGCGGCGCCGCTCGCCGATCGGTCGGCGAAGGCCACGGCTCTCGTCGCGAGCGATCTCCACACGTGCGCGCTCCTCGACGGCGGTCGCGTGGCGTGTTGGGGGCGCGACGAGAAGCGCGGTCGGATGAATCTTTGCGAGGGCAAGCACGCGGCTCTGGCCGTCGAGCTACCGTTCGAACGCGGGGACCAGGTCGCGACCTCGATGGAAGGTACGTGCACGCTCTCGCGAGGCACCGTCCGCTGCACGGAAGGAATCTTCACCGCGCTCTGCGATCAGGCCTGCGGGAGCGGAGAGGTTCGGGCGCTCGCGGGCGCCTCACGAATTGCGGTCGGCGACAACCACATCTGCGCCATCGTTCGCGGTGAGGTCGTTTGCGTGGCCCCCGTATTTTCGCACGGCGTGCCGCCGGTGCTCGGGAATCTTGGCGGTCGCGAGGCAAAGCGGGCGCCGGCGGGTGCGGGCGGCGAATACGCGCGGAGCCAGGTGCCGATTCGCGGAGCAACGCTCGTGACGGCCGGCGTCGGGTTCTCGTGCGCGACCGATGCAGCAGGTGCGGTGTGGTGTTGGGGCGCAAATAACTTTGGCGTGCTCGGCGTGGCACGCGGCAAAGAGCAGGACGACGGCGTTCTGCACCGCGTGGCGGCCTTCGATGGCGTCGTCCACCTCGAGTCGAACCGCGTGACGACGTGCGCGATCACGCGCGCGGGCGATACGTATTGCTGGGGCGCCGATTTCGATGACGGTCCTGTCAAGATGCCGTTCGAGCGCGCGCGCGACGTCGCGATCGGAGACGGATTCGTCTGCGCGGTCGACGGCGCGAACCGCGTGACTTGCGCGGGAAAGTTCAGGGATGTGCTCGGCGGCGAGCCGCTGTCCTTCGCCGGCAAGCCGATCGAGATTGCGAGCGGCAGCGGGCGCCTGTGCGCGCGGCTCGAGAGCGGCGCGATCGCGTGTGCCGGAATCTCCGGGTACCTCGGCGACGGCGGCGGTTTGCCGACGCCCGTCAACGACGGCTCCGGCGCGATGGCCGTCACGCTCGTACACGAGCCGCGCTACGTCCTCGGCCCGCACGCCGAATGA
- a CDS encoding Hsp70 family protein: MFVDRPVGIDLGTTNSEIAMLDPSERDLHIYADRFGRRTVPSAVAWDPKGEAFLVGHAARQRRGKTPPPIESIKRKMGQNAKVDVGPHALAPEDVSAKILAELRARMSEHLGKQAAEGIEVRVDRAVITVPAYFDAPQVEATRKAGEMAGLDVIGILQEPTAAAIYHTWKSRLGDGNFLVYDLGGGTFDVSILRCLGGEYQVLAIDGDNYLGGDDFDRRFAEKLRGILVARGYALDLDVRGDEGDRQLFGRLVHLAQEIKESLSTSEVVSISKQDFMQDKSGENVSFEGDIGRADYEKAVGDLVETTITCCERALARSAETSSVDLGQIDHVVLVGGSTRVPMVVRRVTEAICKKSRSDKPLQDEVDTCVALGAAIHAAQLGGLRIGEPDRKITVSFTTPLVSQGAKIRLGVRVEQAPEGAAEIAVLRGMSGADEIAKAAIPDEAGAVVRLDVPLGEEPEHASRVALRSVEREVLAELPFALYRGDVRPRASALSRPSVVAKDLAIEVVRAGRRERRVLIARGAGLPAEVKSRFFTADQSGAVVLRLLQNRMPIKTLLLQVPRELPVGTPVDLTLRCDDAMRMEARAVVAGQELWAQVEPPAAPRFDPAGAVEALLEEAEATSKSLWGSSAMSYRAEADMLVAGIREVVATDPDKLQALCEKLRLLVDWYRGDPNETLSPPMARFEAELNELRRRVYRASGNLYGMDRAAWEKRLAEIEARAMAAYEASDAVAWRRVFNEVQALDETAMQEEFAQMRLDDPAYLERRLRNERYYAQSVERQLVDFVPSSSDVGSLQIAERDKLVVQLQEKVLAPLANLTADTTDAAALRRKLEAINAETSRIDGARERLPSLGLVTERGGA; this comes from the coding sequence ATGTTCGTCGACCGTCCCGTTGGAATCGATCTCGGCACGACCAACTCGGAGATCGCCATGCTCGACCCGTCCGAGCGCGATCTGCACATCTACGCCGACCGCTTCGGGCGGCGCACCGTCCCCTCGGCGGTCGCCTGGGATCCCAAGGGCGAGGCCTTCCTCGTCGGCCACGCCGCGCGCCAGCGCCGCGGCAAGACGCCTCCGCCCATCGAGTCGATCAAGCGCAAGATGGGGCAAAACGCGAAGGTCGACGTCGGCCCGCACGCGCTCGCGCCCGAGGACGTGAGCGCCAAGATCCTCGCCGAGCTCCGCGCGCGCATGAGCGAGCACCTCGGCAAACAGGCGGCCGAGGGCATCGAGGTGCGCGTCGATCGGGCCGTGATCACGGTGCCCGCCTACTTCGACGCGCCGCAGGTCGAGGCCACGCGCAAGGCCGGCGAGATGGCGGGGCTCGACGTCATCGGCATCCTCCAGGAGCCCACGGCAGCGGCCATTTACCACACCTGGAAGAGCCGCCTCGGCGACGGCAACTTCCTCGTCTACGACCTCGGCGGCGGCACGTTCGACGTCTCGATCCTGCGTTGCCTCGGCGGCGAGTACCAGGTGCTCGCGATCGACGGCGACAACTACCTCGGCGGCGACGACTTCGATCGGCGCTTCGCCGAGAAGCTCCGCGGCATCCTGGTCGCGCGCGGCTACGCCCTCGATCTCGATGTCCGCGGCGACGAAGGGGATCGGCAGCTCTTCGGCCGCCTCGTGCACCTCGCGCAGGAGATCAAGGAGTCGCTCTCGACCTCCGAGGTCGTCAGCATCTCCAAGCAGGATTTCATGCAGGACAAGAGCGGCGAGAACGTCTCGTTCGAGGGCGACATCGGGCGCGCCGACTACGAGAAGGCGGTCGGTGATCTCGTCGAGACCACGATCACCTGCTGCGAGCGGGCCCTCGCGCGGAGCGCGGAGACCTCGTCGGTGGATCTCGGGCAGATCGATCACGTCGTGCTCGTCGGCGGCTCGACCCGCGTGCCGATGGTCGTCCGCCGCGTGACCGAGGCGATCTGCAAGAAGAGCCGCTCCGACAAGCCGCTGCAGGACGAGGTGGACACGTGCGTCGCGCTCGGCGCGGCCATTCATGCGGCGCAGCTCGGGGGCCTGCGGATCGGCGAGCCCGACCGGAAGATCACGGTCTCGTTCACGACGCCGCTCGTCAGCCAGGGCGCGAAGATCCGGCTCGGCGTGCGCGTCGAGCAGGCGCCGGAGGGCGCGGCGGAGATCGCGGTCCTGCGCGGGATGAGCGGCGCCGACGAGATCGCGAAGGCGGCGATCCCGGATGAGGCGGGGGCCGTGGTGCGGCTCGACGTCCCGCTCGGCGAGGAGCCCGAGCACGCGTCGCGGGTGGCCCTGCGCTCGGTCGAGCGCGAGGTGCTCGCGGAGCTTCCGTTTGCCCTCTACCGCGGCGACGTCCGGCCGCGGGCGAGCGCGCTCTCGCGGCCCTCGGTCGTGGCCAAGGATCTCGCCATCGAGGTCGTTCGCGCGGGCCGGCGCGAGCGGCGCGTGCTCATCGCGCGCGGCGCGGGCCTGCCCGCGGAGGTGAAGAGCCGCTTCTTCACCGCGGATCAGAGCGGTGCCGTGGTGCTGCGGCTCCTGCAGAACCGCATGCCGATCAAGACGCTCCTGCTCCAGGTGCCGCGCGAGCTGCCCGTGGGCACGCCCGTGGATCTCACGCTCCGCTGCGACGACGCGATGCGCATGGAGGCGCGCGCGGTCGTGGCGGGGCAGGAGCTCTGGGCGCAGGTCGAGCCGCCCGCCGCGCCGCGCTTTGATCCCGCGGGCGCCGTGGAGGCGCTGCTCGAAGAGGCCGAGGCGACGAGCAAGTCGCTCTGGGGGTCTTCCGCGATGAGCTACCGGGCCGAGGCGGACATGCTCGTCGCCGGCATCCGCGAGGTCGTCGCGACGGATCCGGACAAACTGCAGGCGCTCTGCGAAAAACTGCGCCTGCTCGTCGACTGGTACCGCGGCGACCCGAACGAGACGCTCTCGCCGCCCATGGCGCGCTTCGAGGCCGAGCTCAACGAGCTGCGCCGCCGCGTCTACCGCGCCTCGGGCAACCTCTACGGCATGGATCGGGCTGCCTGGGAGAAGCGGCTCGCCGAGATCGAGGCGCGCGCGATGGCGGCGTACGAGGCCTCCGACGCCGTGGCCTGGCGCCGCGTCTTCAACGAGGTGCAGGCCCTCGACGAGACCGCGATGCAGGAGGAGTTCGCGCAGATGCGCCTCGACGATCCGGCGTACCTCGAGCGCAGGCTGCGGAACGAGCGGTACTACGCGCAGAGCGTGGAGCGGCAGCTCGTCGACTTCGTCCCGTCCTCCTCCGACGTGGGATCGCTCCAGATCGCCGAGCGCGACAAGCTCGTCGTGCAGCTTCAGGAGAAGGTCCTCGCGCCGCTCGCGAACCTGACGGCGGACACGACCGACGCGGCGGCGCTTCGGCGCAAGCTCGAAGCGATCAACGCGGAGACCTCGCGGATCGATGGCGCGCGCGAGCGCCTGCCTTCGCTCGGCCTCGTCACGGAGCGGGGAGGCGCGTGA
- a CDS encoding NmrA family NAD(P)-binding protein, whose translation MQPADVGKAAAAAITHPARFNGVTLQLAGELLTLPQIAEILSRLDGKKYVVQSGTVEEAVAAGMHPGIAHGLAYVNVAPVLARPEIARSYGLSPMSFEMWARQQRERRA comes from the coding sequence TTGCAACCAGCGGACGTCGGCAAAGCGGCCGCCGCGGCGATCACCCATCCTGCCAGGTTCAACGGCGTGACGCTGCAGCTCGCCGGCGAGCTGCTCACGCTTCCTCAGATTGCCGAGATCCTCTCGCGCCTCGACGGCAAGAAGTACGTGGTGCAATCAGGTACGGTCGAGGAGGCCGTCGCCGCCGGAATGCATCCCGGCATCGCGCATGGCCTGGCGTACGTGAACGTTGCCCCGGTGCTCGCGCGGCCGGAGATCGCCCGCTCCTACGGCCTCTCGCCCATGAGCTTCGAGATGTGGGCGCGGCAGCAGCGCGAAAGGCGCGCGTGA
- a CDS encoding AraC family transcriptional regulator — protein MVATHDGYVVEYGGTGEPTELLIGRFSFDAVAAEPLVAPMPPLVHVSLEKAHADLVQATLALMGKEMAQDRPGARFVVDRLTDALFVQAMRALFSEGCSFAPGWATALTDRRVVKAIRAVHADLPRPWTVAQMAHEAGMSRSSFAVAFTSAVGESPLDYVTNWRIYRAKVLLSSSNESLTEIATRVGYDSDTALSRAFRRKVGIPPGVFRRRMSARA, from the coding sequence CTGGTTGCAACGCACGACGGATATGTCGTCGAGTACGGCGGCACGGGCGAGCCGACGGAGCTGCTCATCGGCCGCTTCTCGTTCGACGCAGTCGCCGCCGAGCCGCTCGTGGCGCCGATGCCGCCGCTCGTCCATGTGTCGCTCGAAAAGGCGCACGCCGACCTCGTGCAGGCCACGCTCGCCTTGATGGGAAAGGAGATGGCGCAGGATCGTCCCGGAGCGAGGTTCGTCGTCGACCGCTTGACCGACGCGCTGTTCGTTCAGGCGATGCGCGCACTCTTCTCCGAGGGGTGTTCCTTCGCGCCGGGGTGGGCTACGGCGCTCACCGACCGGCGCGTGGTGAAGGCCATCCGCGCCGTGCACGCGGACCTCCCGCGGCCGTGGACCGTCGCGCAGATGGCGCACGAAGCCGGCATGTCGCGTTCGAGCTTTGCTGTGGCGTTCACGTCCGCCGTCGGAGAGTCGCCGCTCGACTACGTCACGAACTGGCGCATCTACCGAGCCAAGGTGCTTCTGTCGTCGAGCAACGAGTCTCTCACCGAGATTGCGACGCGCGTCGGCTACGACTCCGATACCGCCCTCAGCCGTGCGTTCAGGCGCAAGGTCGGCATCCCCCCGGGCGTGTTTCGCCGAAGGATGTCGGCAAGAGCGTGA
- a CDS encoding sigma 54-interacting transcriptional regulator, translated as MPRAPAGTLDHSTLPPTSLSDPGASHAGLEMDGLVILWSRHEPARIGEALLIPTGDPGRWIFGRGDDRLGVAERRVFLVRQRPGALVPTGPLVCPRISRAQLRLASTASGGLEIENVGSCPLVYGRREVTHASVAPGEVIELRNELLLLCVHRAPIRPAQTEDLDAPLHAFGEADAFGMVGESPILWDLRHRIAAVARHHAHVLILGESGSGKELVAGAIHARSARGRRPLVSRNAATIPEGLADAELFGNQRNYPNAGVPERHGLVGEAHQSTLAPRVSPVLMSAFVQRRYTTHVRELDALLLRAVLEGRGRYVELPPELKGDVGQAVTSSPRGAPDALTQEERARLALLRKHRFSPTACGRDPAYQGNRQRADLHLRQLICRALRIAAWDIDRAAALLAGSEDSRSAPRRGLAGSGGLASSRQRSAPGSRRSCRTCARRIEVERDLEIGPDMVTGRREVGRGAGGHVQVEMLDPELLR; from the coding sequence ATGCCGAGAGCCCCCGCCGGAACCCTCGATCACTCCACCCTCCCGCCCACGAGCCTCTCGGATCCTGGAGCCTCCCACGCCGGGCTCGAGATGGATGGGCTGGTCATCTTGTGGTCACGGCACGAGCCGGCCCGGATCGGGGAGGCGCTGCTGATCCCCACGGGCGACCCCGGCCGGTGGATCTTCGGGCGGGGCGATGACCGGCTCGGCGTGGCGGAGCGGCGCGTCTTCCTCGTGCGCCAGCGCCCAGGCGCGCTCGTGCCGACGGGGCCGCTCGTGTGTCCGCGGATCTCGCGGGCGCAGCTTCGCCTTGCATCGACTGCGAGCGGCGGGCTCGAGATCGAGAATGTGGGCTCGTGCCCGCTGGTGTACGGCAGGCGCGAGGTGACCCACGCCTCCGTCGCGCCGGGGGAGGTCATCGAGCTGCGCAACGAGCTGCTCCTGCTCTGCGTCCACCGCGCGCCCATCCGCCCCGCGCAGACCGAGGATCTCGACGCCCCGCTCCACGCCTTCGGCGAGGCGGACGCCTTCGGCATGGTCGGCGAGAGCCCGATCCTCTGGGACCTCCGCCACCGCATCGCCGCTGTCGCGCGTCACCACGCGCATGTGCTCATCCTGGGCGAGAGCGGCTCCGGCAAGGAGCTGGTGGCCGGCGCGATCCACGCGCGATCGGCGCGCGGCCGACGCCCTTTGGTCTCGCGCAACGCGGCCACCATCCCCGAGGGCCTGGCCGACGCCGAGCTCTTCGGCAACCAGCGCAACTACCCGAACGCGGGCGTGCCCGAACGCCATGGCCTGGTGGGCGAGGCGCACCAGTCGACGCTCGCGCCGCGCGTCTCGCCCGTCCTGATGTCGGCTTTCGTTCAACGTCGTTACACGACCCATGTGCGCGAGCTCGACGCCCTGCTCCTCCGCGCGGTGCTCGAGGGCCGCGGGCGCTACGTCGAGCTGCCTCCTGAGCTCAAGGGCGACGTCGGCCAGGCCGTGACGTCGAGCCCGCGCGGCGCGCCTGACGCGCTGACGCAGGAGGAGCGGGCGCGCCTCGCGCTCCTGCGCAAGCACCGCTTCAGCCCCACGGCGTGCGGCCGGGATCCTGCGTACCAGGGCAACCGGCAGCGCGCGGATCTGCACCTCCGGCAGCTCATCTGCCGGGCGCTGCGGATCGCCGCATGGGACATCGATCGCGCCGCGGCGCTCCTCGCGGGGAGCGAGGACAGTCGATCCGCGCCGCGGCGCGGCCTCGCGGGGAGCGGCGGCCTCGCGTCCTCGAGGCAAAGGTCCGCGCCCGGATCGCGGCGTTCGTGTCGAACCTGCGCGCGGCGCATCGAGGTTGAGCGGGATCTGGAGATTGGGCCCGATATGGTCACCGGACGCCGCGAGGTAGGTCGAGGTGCCGGTGGACACGTACAGGTCGAAATGCTGGACCCGGAACTCCTGCGCTGA
- a CDS encoding protein kinase domain-containing protein, with protein MDAEARVGSIISGKYRVERVLGRGGMGVVVAARHLHLGERVAIKFPIARMILRSDVAARLAREGRAAMRIRSEHVARVFDVGALETGEPYLVMEYLDGQDLGAALARGGPLPIDAAVGYILQAAEALAEAHALGLVHRDIKPGNLFLVRRADGSPLVKVIDFGISKRVSVAADGADLQFTESNAMVGSPLYMAPEQMRASRTIDARADLWALGATLYTLLTGAPPFPARSILEIHELILRGAPPLRDALPGAPPALEAIVQRCLRPDPVDRYADVAELATALADVAPEHARTSAQRIALILATPAAPEDAPLDEAAAEPSSSTFDGTADPSDTGRGTAPSAEPSWADANRQERNSAALPAAAEQQVANSPVAGAPSIPPRRSAASRALVIAAVAAAAVIGATVEAKLAAGHTSAPTASAAPDADPSANPGAAASATRSIRSALPIARVRTECAGIAAADCRYTEDFPTVAAFDGDHGTYWAAPYDVTSSILTVTLRAPSTISAAVLFERGPLPKRAISDTVVQLLWEDLEFRVRGWELWLSNGTNEWQVASGKDIGPRREIRLDQRYHDIQSVWLKMESTDGPSLYEVEFVP; from the coding sequence ATGGATGCGGAAGCTCGCGTCGGGAGCATCATCTCTGGCAAGTACCGCGTCGAGCGCGTCCTCGGCCGCGGCGGCATGGGCGTTGTCGTCGCCGCGAGGCACCTCCACCTCGGCGAGCGCGTGGCCATCAAGTTCCCCATCGCGCGGATGATCCTGCGCAGCGACGTCGCGGCGCGCCTCGCGCGCGAGGGGCGCGCCGCCATGCGGATCCGCAGCGAGCACGTCGCCCGGGTCTTCGACGTCGGCGCGCTCGAGACCGGCGAGCCCTACCTGGTCATGGAGTACCTGGACGGCCAGGACCTCGGCGCGGCGCTCGCCAGGGGCGGACCGCTGCCCATCGACGCGGCCGTCGGGTACATCCTGCAGGCCGCGGAGGCGCTCGCCGAGGCGCACGCGCTCGGCCTGGTACACCGCGACATCAAGCCCGGGAACCTCTTCCTCGTCCGCCGCGCCGACGGCTCGCCCCTGGTGAAGGTCATCGACTTCGGCATCTCCAAGCGCGTCAGCGTCGCGGCCGACGGCGCGGACCTGCAGTTCACCGAATCGAACGCGATGGTGGGTTCGCCGCTGTACATGGCACCCGAGCAGATGCGCGCGTCGCGCACGATCGACGCGCGCGCCGACCTCTGGGCCCTCGGCGCCACCCTGTACACGCTGCTCACCGGCGCGCCGCCCTTCCCGGCGAGATCGATCCTCGAGATCCACGAGCTCATCCTCCGCGGGGCGCCGCCGCTCCGCGACGCGCTCCCGGGCGCGCCGCCCGCGCTCGAGGCGATCGTCCAGCGGTGCTTGCGGCCCGATCCCGTGGACCGCTACGCCGACGTGGCCGAGCTCGCCACGGCGCTGGCCGACGTCGCGCCGGAGCACGCGCGCACCTCCGCGCAACGCATCGCGCTCATCCTCGCCACACCCGCGGCCCCCGAGGACGCGCCGCTCGACGAAGCCGCGGCCGAGCCCTCTTCCTCGACCTTCGATGGCACGGCAGACCCCTCCGACACCGGCCGGGGGACCGCGCCCTCCGCCGAGCCGTCATGGGCCGACGCCAACCGGCAGGAGCGCAACAGCGCCGCATTGCCGGCCGCCGCCGAGCAGCAGGTGGCAAACTCGCCCGTGGCGGGCGCACCGTCAATCCCTCCGCGGCGCTCTGCGGCGTCGCGCGCGCTGGTGATCGCCGCCGTGGCCGCGGCCGCGGTCATCGGCGCCACGGTGGAGGCAAAGCTCGCCGCGGGTCACACCTCTGCGCCGACGGCGTCTGCAGCGCCGGACGCCGATCCCAGCGCCAATCCCGGCGCGGCCGCGAGCGCGACGAGGAGCATCCGATCCGCGCTGCCGATCGCGCGCGTGCGGACCGAGTGTGCGGGGATCGCGGCCGCCGACTGCCGGTACACCGAAGACTTCCCCACGGTCGCGGCCTTCGACGGCGATCACGGGACGTATTGGGCCGCGCCCTACGACGTGACAAGCTCGATACTCACCGTCACCCTGCGCGCGCCGAGCACGATCTCGGCCGCGGTGCTCTTCGAGCGCGGCCCGCTGCCAAAGCGGGCGATCTCCGACACGGTGGTGCAGCTCTTGTGGGAGGATCTCGAGTTCCGCGTGCGCGGCTGGGAGCTGTGGCTCTCCAACGGCACGAACGAGTGGCAGGTCGCGTCTGGAAAGGACATCGGTCCTCGACGGGAGATCCGGCTCGACCAGCGCTACCACGATATCCAGAGCGTGTGGCTCAAGATGGAGAGCACCGACGGACCGAGCCTCTACGAAGTTGAATTCGTGCCCTAG
- a CDS encoding HNH endonuclease, whose amino-acid sequence MSRRGCNAAGGAQPATAASTSPRVRTPTKEQREAALARAKGPDGVERCTHCDTPLDRQAGKPNSAEIDHRKAFVKGGQTTDSNLDAACHTCNRSKGPKELGTEWTPEQAMRDHERCT is encoded by the coding sequence CTGAGCCGGCGAGGTTGTAACGCGGCCGGGGGTGCGCAGCCGGCGACAGCGGCTAGCACTTCACCTCGCGTACGAACACCAACCAAGGAGCAGCGGGAGGCTGCGCTTGCGCGAGCCAAGGGTCCGGATGGAGTCGAACGATGTACCCACTGCGACACACCTCTCGATCGGCAGGCTGGCAAGCCGAATTCCGCCGAGATTGACCACAGGAAGGCGTTCGTCAAAGGTGGGCAAACGACCGATTCGAATCTTGATGCAGCATGCCATACGTGCAATCGTTCGAAAGGCCCCAAAGAGCTCGGCACAGAGTGGACACCCGAACAAGCAATGAGAGATCATGAGAGATGTACCTGA
- a CDS encoding EF-hand domain-containing protein: MAISNFVKRKLAMAFYRFDRNKDGVVDESDFAVLGAAVAALQGVEEGSERHRKIVAAHQTWWEAYFKGSDANGDGTVTLEEYFARVGAWTSADPDALAHAVAGNELVFDAIDVNDDGALSADEFSSYLQAYGLTDADARTAFARLHLDGDGTMSRSAFAKNISEYYISESRGPSEWFFGGH; the protein is encoded by the coding sequence GTGGCGATCTCGAACTTCGTGAAGCGCAAATTGGCCATGGCTTTCTACCGCTTCGACCGCAACAAGGATGGCGTCGTCGACGAATCCGACTTCGCCGTCCTCGGGGCAGCAGTGGCAGCGCTCCAGGGCGTGGAGGAGGGGTCGGAGCGGCATAGGAAAATCGTCGCCGCCCACCAGACCTGGTGGGAGGCCTACTTCAAAGGGAGCGACGCCAACGGCGACGGCACGGTAACCCTCGAGGAGTACTTCGCCCGTGTGGGTGCCTGGACGTCAGCCGATCCTGACGCCCTGGCCCACGCCGTGGCCGGCAACGAGCTGGTCTTCGACGCCATCGATGTCAACGACGACGGTGCGCTCAGCGCCGACGAGTTCTCATCCTACCTGCAAGCATACGGTCTGACCGACGCTGACGCTCGCACCGCTTTCGCCCGACTCCACCTCGACGGAGACGGCACCATGTCTCGCTCCGCGTTCGCCAAGAATATCAGCGAGTACTACATCTCCGAGTCGCGCGGCCCCAGCGAATGGTTCTTCGGGGGCCACTGA
- a CDS encoding DUF2452 domain-containing protein, with translation MALEQDPKATPSADLATTRAVPYPTSRLAARIDLVDMAQEIEKADQALGMVVGGKLEVIRDQMRALQEEARRLLDEARISARLHRARCSFRKIPGRVYHLYRRSEDDLYFSMLSPAEWGGAPPHAFEGSYRLEVDMSWTCLMVGAPPGEPGCAPTPPGQGTNAERDRTPEGRALVQKLLQEG, from the coding sequence ATGGCCCTCGAACAAGACCCGAAAGCCACCCCCTCGGCCGACCTCGCCACGACCCGCGCCGTCCCTTACCCCACGAGCCGGCTCGCCGCGCGCATCGACCTGGTCGACATGGCCCAGGAGATCGAAAAAGCCGATCAGGCGCTCGGCATGGTCGTCGGGGGGAAGCTCGAGGTCATCCGCGACCAGATGCGCGCGCTCCAGGAAGAGGCGCGGCGCCTGCTCGACGAGGCGCGCATCTCGGCGCGATTGCACCGCGCGCGCTGCAGCTTCCGCAAGATCCCCGGCCGCGTCTATCACCTCTATCGGCGCAGCGAGGACGACCTTTATTTCTCGATGCTCTCCCCCGCGGAATGGGGCGGCGCGCCCCCGCACGCCTTCGAGGGCTCCTACCGGCTCGAAGTCGACATGAGCTGGACATGTTTGATGGTGGGGGCTCCGCCCGGCGAGCCGGGCTGTGCCCCCACACCCCCCGGGCAGGGGACGAACGCGGAGCGCGACCGGACCCCCGAGGGCCGCGCGCTCGTGCAGAAGCTCCTCCAGGAAGGCTGA
- a CDS encoding RNA polymerase sigma factor, producing the protein MDRAEEAELVARLRNGDKAALRVVYTSFSDRLFGFLLRLSRRRDVAEDLHQETWVSVARHAERLADGTDLPAWLFTIARNKFRSWRRWAALDFTRFAVGAEDAEPEGPSARPDAGDEIAALEKALEALPMAHREVLLLVGVEGLEPKQAAEVLGIQPEAFRQRLSRARTALAEKLEGPARKDAAVIG; encoded by the coding sequence ATGGACCGAGCCGAGGAAGCAGAGCTCGTCGCACGCCTGCGCAACGGAGACAAGGCCGCGCTGCGGGTCGTGTACACGTCGTTCTCGGACCGGCTCTTCGGCTTCCTCTTGCGGCTGTCGCGCCGGCGGGACGTGGCCGAGGATCTGCACCAGGAGACGTGGGTGTCCGTGGCCCGCCACGCCGAACGGCTCGCCGACGGCACGGATCTCCCGGCCTGGCTCTTCACGATCGCCCGAAACAAATTCCGGTCGTGGCGGCGCTGGGCCGCCCTCGACTTCACGCGGTTCGCGGTCGGCGCGGAGGACGCCGAGCCGGAGGGGCCTTCGGCGCGGCCGGACGCGGGGGACGAGATCGCCGCGCTCGAAAAGGCGCTCGAAGCGCTGCCCATGGCCCACCGCGAGGTGCTTTTGCTGGTGGGGGTCGAGGGGCTCGAACCAAAGCAGGCCGCCGAGGTGCTCGGGATCCAGCCGGAGGCCTTCCGGCAAAGGCTCTCGCGGGCACGCACAGCGCTCGCCGAAAAGCTCGAAGGACCGGCGCGCAAAGACGCCGCCGTGATAGGATGA
- a CDS encoding CsbD family protein — translation MGIGSRIKGAAEELGGKAKEALGNLTDDERLRRQGIADQGRGQGRQDAEKAGQQVEGAFEKAGGRMKGAAGAITGDERKQAEGKFEELKGEVRQKINK, via the coding sequence ATGGGAATCGGAAGCCGGATCAAAGGCGCTGCGGAAGAGCTCGGTGGCAAGGCCAAGGAGGCCCTCGGCAACCTGACCGACGATGAACGGCTGCGCCGCCAAGGCATCGCCGATCAGGGGCGTGGACAGGGCCGGCAGGACGCCGAGAAGGCGGGCCAGCAGGTCGAGGGCGCGTTCGAGAAGGCCGGCGGTCGCATGAAGGGCGCCGCGGGCGCGATCACGGGCGACGAGCGAAAGCAGGCCGAAGGGAAGTTCGAGGAGCTGAAGGGCGAGGTTCGCCAGAAGATCAACAAGTAA